One stretch of Mycobacterium riyadhense DNA includes these proteins:
- a CDS encoding PE family protein, with product MSSFVVVSPQVVLAAAADLSVLGSTISAASAAAASATTAVASAAQDEVSAAIAGLFSEHGRQYQVLAGRVAGFHEQFSAVLAASAGGYAGAEASAAQSLLDAVNAPSVAVTGRALVGNGANGASGAVGQAGGDGGWLFGSGGNGGSSSDAGTPGGAGGSAGLIGNGGNGGTGGAGGVGGAGGRGGWVWGSGGAGGAGGSSTAVGGTGGMGGAGGATGLIGHGGAGGVGGAGLSGHGGDGAAGGRGGWLIGDGGAGGAGGAGDPLSGTGGGGGGGGSASVLGAGGGGGQGGSGGHSGGAGGGAGDGGLVYGSGGAGGAGGTAAATAGTGGAGGLGGNTGLFGAGGAGGAGGGNAGGDGGHGGGGGRGGWLYGSGGAGGAGGAGNGVDGVGGSGGSGGAAVLIGSGGAGGMGGGYGGDGGRGGDAGLLIGNGGNGGVGAAGYDGTTGASGGAGGDGANGGAGGAGGAAGVIGLGGHGGAGGTGGAGGAGGDTSTAGGAGGDGGTGGNGGAGGAGGKALIGIAGNGGVAGNGGSGGAGGTGGAGASSDGGTGGNGGAGGNAGAGGAAGAGWGAHTGNAGVGGTGGTGGDGGTGDNGAPGAAAATGAPGYNGGAGGTGGAGGAAGAGGTNGNGGTGGNGGAGGVGGGGGAGNNSNGGTGGDGGVGGNAGAGGAAGGGAGSAGVAGNAGIGGQGGTGGDGGTGDNGAAGATAATGGDGYAGGAGGNGGAGGAAGAGGTNGNGGQGGNGATGGVGGNGGAGANSNGGNGGTGGDGGAAGAGGTAGSGAGSAGVAGNAGIGGQGGAGGDGGTGDNGAAGATAATGGDGYAGGAGGTGGAGGAAGTGGTNGNGGQGGNGATGGNGGAGGNGNNSNGGNGGTGGVGGAGGNGGAAGTGAGSAGVAGNAGVGGDGGVGGDGGIGDNGADGASATTGGDGYAGGAGGTGGAGGAAGAGGTNGNGGQGGNGAAAGNGGTGGNGDNSNGGDGGAGGVGGAAGAGGAAGTGAGSAGVAGAAGVGGQGGAGGDGGTGDNGADGASAATGGDGYAGGAGGAGGAGGAAGAGGTNGNGGQGGNGATAGNGGNGGNGANSAGGDGGAGGVGGAAGAGGAAGTGAGSAGVAGNAGTGGQGGNGGNGGTGDNGAAGATAATGLDGYNGGNGGAGGAGGAAGAGGVNGNGGQGGNGATAGNGGNGGNGNSSNGGDGGNGGAGGNAGNGGAAGNGTGSAGVAGNAGTGGQGGTGGNGGTGDNGADGATATTGATGYNGGNGGQGGNGGAAGAGGVNGNGGQGGNGGVGGQGGDGGAGSSSNGGDGGQGGTGGDAGAGGTAGTGTGATGNAGNAGIGGGGGQGGTGGDGDTGATGVSGTTGGAGFAGGAGGQGGNGGAAGAGGVNGNGGQGGNGGVGGQGGDGGAGSSSNGGDGGQGGTGGDAGAGGTAGTGTGATGTAGNAGIGGQGGAGGNGGQGDNGTTGASGGGVGGIAYAGGNGGQGGQGGNSSTGGVNGSGGAGGNGGQGGTGGNGGSAVGASTVGGDGGNGGGGGAAGAGGAAGSGGVGGSVGIAGTGGQGGAGGNGGQGDNGTTGASGGGVGGIAYAGGNGGQGGQGGNSSTGGVNGSGGAGGNGGQGGTGGNGGSAVGASTVGGDGGNGGGGGAAGAGGAAGSGGVGGSVGIAGTGGQGGAGGNGGQGDNGTTGASGGGVGGIAYAGGNGGQGGQGGNSSPGGAAGSGGAGGNGGSGGDGGNGGNGSDGTSKSGLYITDGTGGDGTTGGKGGSGGAGGNAGAGGAAGSGGGGTAGTNGNGGTGGKGGQGGDGGNGGSGANGLGSGWAGGNGAVGGVGGAGGAGGAGVSGAGGGTGGVGGGGGRGGTGGNGGGGSVVSAGGTGGEGGGGGNGGSGGNGGVGAGTGGQGGLGGDSGAGGFGGTGGSSGGAGGAGGNGGTAGNGGNGGDGGTGGGAGGHGGGGGNGGDGGPGEDGESTGLGGTSGVGGTAGNGGNGGTGNGGGSGGNGGNGGNGGNATYTGSTAGEGSVSGSNGGTGGNGGIGGNASGSGNGGTGGNGGNGGNASGGGNAGTDGHGGTGGGGGSAGTGGNGGDASGGGVGGAGGSGGTGGNGGGGGDASSVNSFGGDGGNGGNGGNGGNGGTGGGGGGGGNGGNGGTGGSGGSGATAGSSGSSGATGADGQPGS from the coding sequence ATGTCGTCGTTTGTGGTGGTGTCCCCGCAGGTGGTGTTGGCGGCGGCGGCGGATTTGTCGGTGTTGGGGTCGACGATCAGCGCGGCCAGTGCGGCGGCGGCAAGCGCGACGACAGCGGTGGCTAGTGCGGCACAGGATGAGGTGTCGGCGGCGATCGCGGGGTTGTTTTCTGAGCATGGGCGGCAGTATCAGGTGTTGGCGGGGCGGGTGGCGGGGTTTCATGAGCAGTTCAGCGCGGTGTTGGCCGCCAGCGCGGGGGGGTATGCGGGCGCGGAGGCTTCCGCGGCGCAGAGCCTGCTGGATGCGGTGAACGCGCCGAGTGTGGCGGTGACGGGGCGGGCGTTGGTCGGCAACGGCGCTAACGGGGCCAGTGGTGCGGTGGGTCAGGCCGGTGGTGATGGCGGCTGGTTGTTCGGTAGCGGCGGCAATGGGGGTAGTAGCAGTGATGCGGGCACACCCGGGGGTGCGGGCGGGTCGGCGGGGTTGATCGGCAACGGCGGCAATGGTGGGACCGGGGGGGCCGGCGGGGTTGGGGGGGCCGGGGGGCGCGGTGGCTGGGTGTGGGGTTCGGGTGGGGCCGGTGGGGCCGGGGGTAGCTCGACGGCGGTGGGGGGCACCGGCGGGATGGGCGGTGCTGGTGGTGCGACCGGGTTGATCGGCCATGGCGGGGCTGGCGGGGTCGGTGGGGCCGGCCTCAGCGGTCACGGCGGGGACGGGGCCGCCGGTGGGCGCGGCGGCTGGCTCATCGGTGACGGCGGGGCCGGCGGGGCCGGCGGGGCCGGCGATCCCCTCAGCGGTACCGGTGGTGGTGGCGGCGGTGGTGGGTCGGCGTCGGTGCTCGGCGCTGGTGGCGGCGGCGGGCAGGGCGGCTCGGGTGGCCACAGCGGCGGTGCTGGTGGTGGGGCAGGTGATGGCGGGCTGGTGTATGGCTCGGGTGGGGCCGGCGGGGCCGGCGGGACCGCCGCCGCGACCGCGGGTACCGGCGGGGCTGGTGGTCTGGGCGGCAACACCGGATTATTCGGAGCCGGTGGGGCTGGTGGGGCCGGGGGCGGCAATGCCGGCGGTGACGGCGGTCACGGCGGGGGCGGCGGCCGCGGCGGGTGGCTCTATGGTTCGGGTGGGGCCGGGGGCGCCGGTGGGGCCGGTAACGGGGTCGATGGTGTCGGCGGGTCCGGCGGGTCCGGCGGGGCCGCCGTCTTGATCGGGTCCGGGGGGGCCGGTGGTATGGGCGGCGGTTACGGCGGTGACGGCGGCCGCGGCGGCGATGCCGGACTGCTGATCGGTAACGGCGGTAACGGGGGTGTCGGGGCGGCCGGCTACGACGGGACCACCGGGGCTAGCGGCGGGGCCGGTGGTGACGGCGCCAACGGCGGGGCCGGCGGGGCCGGCGGGGCCGCGGGAGTGATCGGGCTGGGCGGCCATGGCGGGGCCGGCGGCACCGGCGGGGCCGGCGGGGCCGGCGGCGACACCTCGACCGCCGGTGGCGCCGGTGGGGACGGCGGTACCGGCGGTAACGGCGGAGCCGGGGGGGCCGGGGGCAAGGCGCTGATCGGGATCGCCGGTAACGGCGGTGTCGCCGGTAACGGCGGCAGCGGCGGTGCCGGTGGGACCGGTGGGGCCGGTGCCAGCAGTGATGGCGGCACCGGCGGTAACGGCGGGGCCGGCGGCAACGCGGGTGCTGGGGGGGCGGCCGGGGCCGGCTGGGGCGCCCACACCGGCAACGCCGGTGTCGGCGGCACCGGCGGCACCGGTGGTGACGGCGGGACCGGGGATAACGGTGCGCCCGGCGCGGCCGCGGCCACCGGCGCCCCCGGCTACAACGGTGGGGCCGGCGGTACCGGCGGGGCGGGTGGGGCCGCCGGGGCCGGCGGCACCAACGGTAACGGCGGCACCGGCGGTAACGGCGGGGCCGGCGGGGTCGGCGGTGGCGGCGGGGCCGGTAACAACAGCAACGGCGGCACCGGCGGTGACGGCGGGGTTGGCGGCAACGCGGGCGCTGGTGGGGCGGCCGGCGGCGGTGCCGGTAGCGCCGGTGTCGCCGGCAACGCCGGTATCGGTGGCCAAGGCGGCACCGGTGGTGACGGCGGGACCGGCGATAACGGTGCGGCCGGGGCCACCGCGGCCACCGGCGGTGACGGCTACGCGGGCGGGGCCGGCGGCAACGGCGGGGCCGGTGGGGCCGCCGGGGCCGGCGGCACCAACGGCAACGGCGGCCAAGGCGGCAACGGCGCCACCGGCGGGGTCGGCGGTAACGGCGGGGCCGGCGCCAACAGCAACGGCGGAAACGGCGGTACCGGCGGTGACGGCGGGGCCGCCGGCGCTGGTGGGACGGCCGGCAGCGGTGCCGGCAGCGCCGGTGTGGCCGGTAACGCCGGTATCGGCGGCCAAGGCGGGGCCGGTGGTGACGGCGGGACCGGGGATAACGGCGCGGCCGGGGCCACCGCGGCCACCGGCGGTGACGGCTACGCGGGCGGCGCCGGCGGTACCGGCGGTGCTGGCGGGGCCGCCGGGACCGGCGGCACCAACGGTAACGGCGGCCAAGGCGGTAACGGCGCCACCGGCGGCAACGGCGGTGCCGGCGGCAACGGCAACAACAGCAACGGCGGCAACGGCGGTACCGGCGGGGTTGGCGGGGCCGGCGGTAACGGTGGGGCTGCCGGCACCGGTGCCGGCAGCGCCGGTGTGGCCGGGAACGCCGGTGTCGGCGGTGACGGCGGGGTCGGTGGTGATGGCGGAATCGGCGATAACGGCGCCGACGGGGCCAGCGCGACCACCGGCGGTGACGGCTACGCGGGCGGGGCCGGCGGTACCGGCGGTGCTGGCGGTGCCGCCGGGGCCGGCGGCACCAACGGCAACGGCGGCCAAGGCGGTAACGGCGCCGCCGCCGGCAACGGCGGCACCGGCGGCAACGGTGACAACAGCAACGGCGGTGACGGCGGGGCCGGCGGGGTCGGCGGGGCCGCCGGTGCTGGTGGGGCTGCCGGCACCGGTGCCGGTAGCGCGGGTGTCGCCGGGGCCGCCGGTGTCGGCGGCCAAGGCGGTGCTGGCGGTGATGGCGGGACCGGGGATAACGGCGCCGATGGGGCCAGCGCAGCCACCGGCGGTGACGGCTACGCGGGTGGGGCCGGCGGGGCCGGCGGCGCGGGTGGTGCCGCCGGGGCCGGCGGCACCAACGGTAACGGCGGCCAAGGCGGCAACGGCGCCACCGCCGGCAACGGCGGCAACGGCGGTAACGGCGCCAACAGCGCCGGCGGTGACGGTGGGGCCGGCGGGGTTGGCGGGGCCGCCGGTGCGGGTGGGGCCGCCGGCACCGGTGCCGGTAGCGCCGGTGTCGCCGGCAACGCCGGCACCGGCGGCCAAGGCGGTAACGGTGGTAACGGCGGGACCGGCGATAACGGCGCCGCCGGGGCCACCGCGGCCACCGGCCTTGACGGCTACAACGGCGGTAACGGCGGGGCCGGCGGTGCGGGTGGTGCCGCCGGGGCCGGCGGTGTCAACGGTAACGGCGGCCAAGGCGGCAACGGCGCCACCGCCGGCAACGGCGGCAACGGCGGTAACGGCAACAGCAGCAACGGCGGCGACGGCGGTAACGGCGGGGCCGGCGGCAACGCGGGCAATGGTGGGGCCGCCGGCAACGGCACCGGCAGCGCGGGTGTCGCCGGCAACGCCGGTACCGGCGGCCAAGGTGGCACCGGTGGTAACGGCGGGACCGGCGATAACGGCGCCGATGGGGCCACCGCGACCACCGGCGCCACCGGTTACAACGGCGGTAACGGCGGCCAAGGCGGTAACGGCGGGGCCGCCGGGGCCGGCGGCGTTAACGGCAACGGCGGCCAAGGCGGCAATGGCGGCGTCGGCGGCCAAGGCGGTGACGGCGGGGCTGGTAGCAGCAGTAACGGTGGCGATGGCGGTCAAGGCGGCACCGGCGGTGACGCGGGTGCCGGCGGAACCGCAGGCACCGGTACCGGGGCGACCGGTAACGCCGGCAACGCCGGGATCGGCGGCGGCGGTGGGCAAGGCGGCACCGGCGGTGACGGGGACACCGGCGCCACCGGCGTTAGCGGCACAACAGGCGGGGCTGGGTTTGCCGGCGGGGCCGGCGGCCAAGGCGGTAACGGCGGGGCCGCCGGGGCCGGCGGCGTTAACGGCAACGGCGGCCAAGGCGGCAATGGCGGCGTCGGCGGCCAAGGCGGTGACGGCGGGGCTGGTAGCAGCAGTAACGGTGGCGATGGCGGTCAAGGCGGCACCGGCGGTGACGCAGGTGCCGGCGGAACCGCAGGCACCGGTACCGGGGCGACCGGTACCGCCGGCAACGCCGGGATCGGCGGCCAGGGAGGCGCCGGCGGCAACGGCGGCCAAGGAGATAACGGCACGACCGGCGCATCCGGCGGCGGCGTCGGCGGTATCGCCTACGCCGGCGGTAACGGCGGCCAAGGTGGCCAAGGCGGCAACTCGAGCACCGGCGGCGTTAACGGCAGCGGCGGCGCCGGCGGCAACGGAGGCCAAGGCGGTACCGGCGGTAATGGCGGCAGCGCTGTGGGCGCCAGCACTGTCGGCGGTGACGGCGGCAACGGCGGTGGCGGCGGGGCTGCTGGGGCGGGCGGTGCTGCGGGTAGCGGCGGGGTCGGTGGGTCGGTGGGTATCGCGGGCACCGGCGGCCAGGGAGGCGCCGGCGGCAACGGCGGCCAAGGAGATAACGGCACGACCGGCGCATCCGGCGGCGGCGTCGGCGGTATCGCCTACGCCGGCGGTAACGGCGGCCAAGGTGGCCAAGGCGGCAACTCGAGCACCGGCGGCGTTAACGGCAGCGGCGGCGCCGGCGGCAACGGAGGCCAAGGCGGTACCGGCGGTAATGGCGGCAGCGCTGTGGGCGCCAGCACTGTCGGCGGTGACGGCGGCAACGGCGGTGGCGGCGGGGCTGCTGGGGCGGGCGGTGCTGCGGGTAGCGGCGGGGTCGGTGGGTCGGTGGGTATCGCGGGCACCGGCGGCCAGGGAGGCGCCGGCGGCAACGGCGGCCAAGGAGATAACGGCACGACCGGCGCATCCGGCGGCGGCGTCGGCGGTATCGCCTACGCCGGCGGTAACGGCGGCCAAGGTGGCCAAGGCGGCAACTCGAGCCCTGGCGGTGCCGCAGGCAGCGGCGGCGCCGGCGGCAACGGAGGCAGCGGCGGTGACGGCGGCAACGGGGGCAACGGCAGCGACGGAACCAGCAAGAGCGGCCTGTACATCACCGATGGTACCGGCGGCGACGGCACTACCGGTGGCAAGGGCGGGAGCGGCGGCGCCGGCGGCAACGCCGGTGCCGGCGGGGCTGCCGGGAGCGGCGGTGGCGGCACCGCAGGCACCAATGGCAACGGGGGCACTGGCGGCAAAGGTGGCCAAGGCGGCGACGGCGGCAACGGCGGCAGCGGCGCCAACGGCTTGGGCAGTGGTTGGGCTGGCGGCAACGGCGCGGTCGGTGGCGTTGGCGGTGCCGGCGGCGCTGGTGGGGCCGGCGTTAGTGGTGCCGGCGGCGGCACCGGCGGTGTCGGTGGGGGCGGTGGTAGGGGCGGCACGGGCGGCAACGGCGGCGGCGGCTCTGTCGTAAGCGCCGGCGGCACCGGTGGCGAGGGTGGTGGCGGCGGCAACGGCGGGAGCGGCGGCAACGGCGGTGTCGGCGCCGGCACCGGCGGTCAGGGCGGCTTAGGCGGCGACTCCGGTGCCGGCGGCTTCGGCGGCACTGGAGGTAGCAGCGGTGGCGCCGGTGGCGCCGGAGGAAACGGCGGCACCGCCGGCAACGGCGGCAACGGCGGTGACGGCGGCACGGGCGGTGGCGCCGGCGGCCACGGTGGCGGCGGCGGCAACGGCGGCGACGGCGGCCCAGGCGAGGATGGGGAATCCACCGGCCTCGGGGGCACCAGTGGCGTTGGTGGCACCGCCGGCAACGGGGGCAACGGGGGCACCGGTAACGGCGGCGGCAGCGGTGGCAACGGTGGCAACGGTGGCAACGGTGGCAACGCCACCTACACCGGCAGCACTGCCGGTGAAGGTTCTGTCAGCGGATCCAACGGCGGCACCGGGGGCAACGGCGGCATCGGCGGCAACGCCTCAGGCAGCGGCAACGGCGGCACCGGGGGCAACGGGGGCAACGGCGGCAACGCCTCAGGCGGCGGTAACGCTGGCACCGACGGCCACGGCGGCACCGGCGGCGGCGGCGGCAGCGCCGGGACCGGCGGCAACGGCGGCGACGCTTCGGGCGGCGGTGTGGGCGGCGCCGGTGGTAGCGGCGGCACGGGCGGCAACGGCGGCGGCGGCGGCGACGCTTCCTCCGTTAATTCTTTCGGCGGCGACGGGGGTAACGGCGGCAACGGCGGCAACGGTGGTAACGGCGGTACCGGCGGCGGCGGCGGTGGCGGCGGCAACGGCGGCAACGGCGGTACCGGCGGCAGTGGCGGTAGTGGCGCCACTGCCGGCAGCTCCGGCAGCAGCGGCGCGACCGGCGCCGACGGGCAGCCAGGGTCGTAA
- a CDS encoding helix-turn-helix domain-containing protein has product MIGTALAHKAAGIGHRRIVAALSRSPSTVRRWLRRVRDHPHLTQLWQRGAQALVRLNADAFNELPGTGKLLRDLLTMLAAAAWWTQRRLGFSEPLWTLIGLHSHGRLLSPPA; this is encoded by the coding sequence GTGATCGGCACTGCACTCGCCCACAAAGCCGCAGGTATCGGGCATCGGAGGATCGTCGCTGCGCTGAGCCGCTCACCGTCGACCGTGCGCCGCTGGCTACGGCGCGTCCGTGATCACCCCCATCTGACCCAGCTGTGGCAGCGCGGCGCCCAAGCACTCGTCCGCCTCAACGCCGACGCATTCAATGAGCTGCCCGGGACCGGCAAGCTACTGCGCGACCTCCTGACCATGCTGGCCGCCGCGGCCTGGTGGACCCAGCGACGGCTGGGCTTCAGCGAGCCCCTGTGGACCCTCATCGGACTGCACAGCCACGGCAGGCTTCTTTCGCCGCCGGCCTGA